The DNA window CACGAGGCAGTTCGTCGTGCACGACGCGTTCGAGACGATGTGGTGCTTCGCGGCGTCGTACTTGTCGCTGTTGACGCCCATCACGATCGTCAGGTCCTCGCCCTTGGCCGGCGCGGAGATGATGACCTTCTTGGCGCCCGCCTGGATGTGCGCGCCCGCCTTGTCGGCGTCGGTGAAGCGGCCGGTCGACTCGAGCACGATGTCGACGCCGAGGTCCTTCCAGGGCAGCTTGCCCGGGTCCTTCTCGGCGAAGATCTTCACCTCGTCGCCGTCGATCGTGATGCTCCCCTCGCCCGCCTCGACGTCGCCCTGGAAGGTGCGGTGCACCGAGTCGTACTTGAACAGGTGCGCGAGCGTCTTGGTGTCCGTGAGGTCGTTGACGGCGACGAAGTCGAGGTCGGCGACGCCCTGGAGCTTGGCGGCGCGGAGGACCTGGCGGCCGATGCGGCCGAAGCCGTTGATGCCGACGCGAATGGCCATCGCGGTGGATCTCCTGTCGAGGCGGACGGCCGGACATGCGGAGCGGCCCCGCGCGCGCCACCCCGGACGGGCGACCGCTCAGGACCGTGCCCGGCCGAAGGTCACGTAGCTGACGATGCGCGCGCCGCCGTCGACGAGCGCGGCGGCGCAGGCGTTGAGCGTGCACGCGGTGGTCACCACGTCGTCCACCAGCACGACGTGCGTGCCGCGCAGCCTCGGACGGGCCGACTCCACCACCCCGAAGGCGCCGGCAACGTTGCGCAAACGGTCTGCCGGTGTCAACCGCGCCTGCGCCGCGGTGGACCGCGTGCGACGCAGCACGTCGTCCCACACGGGCACGCACCACGCCGGTGCGAGCGCGTTCGCAAGGAGCGTGCTCTGGTTGAAGCCGCGCTCCCGCTCGCGCTCGCGCGCGAGCGGCACGGGCACCAGCGCCGCGCGCTCGTCGCCCACGTCGCGCGGCCACTCGAGCGCCGCCATGCGGCGCGCCATCCCGGTCGCGACGGCGGGCCAGTCCTCGTACTTGCACGCGTGCACGAGCGCGCCGCCCGCGCCCTCGGGCACCCAGCAGACCGAGCGCACCGCGCGCACGTACGGCGGCAGCAGGTCGCACCAGCGGCAGCGGCGTGGCTGCGCGGCCGCGGGCAGGTCGCGCACGCGGGTGGGATGCCCGCAGCGCTCGCACTGTGGATTGGCGAGGCGCGGCAGCGCGGCCCAGCAGCGGCCGCAGATGGGCTCCGCACGTCCACGCTCGACGGCGCGGCCGCACGCCGCGCAATGGCGCGGCAGCAGCAGGTCGAGGAACGCGTCCGTGACGGCGGCCGCGAGCGCGGCCGGCGCGCTCAGGACGATCCCGCGGGGCGCCCTCCGACGGCCGCCCACATCGCCTCGGTGTCGGGCGCGACGCCGAACCAGCGGACGAACGACGCCGCACCCTGCGCGATGAGCATCGGCAGTCCGTCGATCGCGCGGCGCCCGCTCGCGCGCACCGCGTGCACCCACCGGGTCTCGCCGGGGCGGTACACGAGGTCGAGCACGGCGGCGTCCGTGCCGAGCGCGGCGGGCGGCGCGGGGAGCACGTCGTCGGGGCGGATGCCCAGCGGCGTCGCGTTTACCACCAGCGTCGCCCGGTCGAGCGCATCGGCGAGCGCGTCGACCGCGTGCGCGACCGCGGGAAAGCGCTGCGTCAGCGCGTCGGCGCGCTCGCGGGTGCGCGACCACACGCGTACGCGCGCGTCCGGCCACGACTCCGCCGCCGCGAGCACCGCGGCCGCGGATCCGCCGGCGCCCAGCAGCGCGACGCGCTGACCGGCCGGCACCCGCCCGCCGAACAGCTGCCGCACCGATGCATCGACGCCCGCGACGTCGGTGTTGTCGCCCCAGAGCGCGCCGTCGAGCGTGCACCAGTAGGTGTTCACCGCGCCGACGCGCGCCGCGAGCGGCGTGCGCAGGTCGCAGCGTGCGGCCACGGCCTCCTTGTGCGGGAGCGTCACGTTCCCCGCCGCGCGCGCTGCGACCAGCGCGTCGAGCACGCCGGGCAGCGCGTGGGGCGCGACGTCCGCGGCCCGGTAGGTCAGCGGGATGCCGGCCGCGCGCAGCGCCGCGTTCTGGAAGCGCGGCGAGAGCGAGTGCGCGACCGGGTGGCCGAGGAGGACGAGCTGGCCGATCGCGCTCGGGACGTCGGGCTGGGCGGCGCTTGGCGGTGCGAGCGTGGCGGGCATCGGCGGCGGGTGAAGCGACGCCTCAACCTCGCCCGTCGGCGCGCGATCGGTGGGATCCGGCGGACGCACCGCGGTGTGCGGCGACGCGGTCGAAGGGCGAGGCGGCGCCGGTCAGCCCGCGTCGCCCGCGGCGCCGGTCGGCACCAGGCGGTCGAACGTCGCGCGGATCTCGCGCTCCAGCTGCTCGAACGTCACGCGGTACGCCGTCAGGTCGCCCCCGAAGGGATCCTCGATCCCCTCGGCCAGCGCACCGTTGCTGGCGAAGGAGGTCAGCAGGTGCGCCTTGGACGAGCCGCCCAGCTCCGCGACGCGCGCGAGGTGCCGCTCGCCCATCGCCAGCACGAGGTCCGCCTCGTCGACGAGGTCGCGCGTCAGCGGGCGCGCGCGGTGGCCCGCGAGGTCGATGCCGTGCTCCAGCGAGACGAGGATCGCGCCGTCGGACGCGCCGAACTCCGGCATCGGCGTGCCGGGTGGGAACGGGTTGGCGCCCGTCCCCGCGCTGCCCACCGCGACGTCGCTCAGCGCGCGCTCCGCCACGACGCGGCGCGCGATCGCCTCGGCCATCGCGCTGCGGCAGGTGTTGCCCGTGCAGACGAAGAGAATGCGCATGCCTGTGATACCTCAGCAGTCCCCGATCAGGTCCGGCGCGCTCTCGCGCAGCGTGGCCGCGGCGATCGCGCCCGGACGGATGACGCGCGGATGCCGGCCCGTGCAATCGACGACGGTCGACGGCGCCGATGGCGGGATCCGCCCCCCATCCAACACGCGCAAGATGCCGCGATTGACGGCGTCGGGCCACTGCGCGACGATCTCGCTCGCCGCCATCGCCGGGGGCACGCCGGGCCGGTTCGCGCTCGTCGAGGTGATCGCGTCGCCCAGCGTGCCGATCAGACGCGTGAGGCCCTCGTGCGGCGTCCAGCGGACCGCGACCCCACCCTCGGGCCCGCGGAGCCGGCGCGGCACTCGGCGGTCGCCGCCGGGAAGCACGAGCGTCAGCGGGCCGGGCCAGTGGCGCGCCGCCAGCCGCGCGGCGGCGGGCGGAAGGTGGAGTCCCAGCCGGTCCAGCATGTGGCTGCCGGCGATCAGCAGCAGGAACGGCTTCGAGGGCGGCCGCTGCTTGAGCCGCACGAGCGTCTCGACCGACTCGTGGTCGATGGCCGTGCCGAAGCCGTACACGGTCTCCGTCGGGTAGGCGAGCACGCCGCCCGCCTCGAGGTGCAGCTGCGAGCCGCGCAGCGACGCCGCGACCTCCTCGGGCGACCAGAACGGGACCGCGCCCGGCGCCGCGATCATGCCGGCAGCGCGAAGAGGGCCTCGGCGCGCGCGAAGTCGCCCTCCTCGGTCACCTTCATCGCGCGCTCGCTGCCGGGCACCACGACGACGGGAAAGCCGAGCCGCTCGCACAGCCCAGCGTCGTCGGTGGCGACGATGCCGTCGCGGCGCGCGACCGCGTGCGCCTGCTCGATCATCTCGCGCGGGAAGCCCTGCGGCGTCTGCACCCGCCAGAGACGCGCGCGCTCCACGGTCCGCACGATGCGCCCGGACTCGTCGACCTCCTTGATGGTGTCGACGACCGGGAGCGCCGGCACCGCGCCGTGCCCGCGCCGCGCCTCCTGCACCACGCGCTCGATCAGGTCGTCCGGCACCAGCGGCCGCGCGGCGTCGTGCACGAGCACCGTGCGCACGTCGTCGGGGATGTCCTCCAGCCCGTTGGCGACGCTCTCCGCGCGCTCGCGGCCGCCGGTGGACACGAGCAGCCGGTCGATGTCGCACTGGAAGAGCCACGGCGGCGGATCGGCGGCGTGCGACCGTGGCAGCACCACGACCACCGTGTGCACGTCGGGCCGCGCCATGAACGTCTGCAGGCTGTGCAGCAGCATCGGCTTGCCGGCGACCCAGCGGAACTGCTTGAGCTCCGTGCCGCCGGTGCGCGTCCCCTGCCCGCCCGCGACGATCACGACGCCGACGTCGCGCACGACGTCGGACGCCGCGCGCGACTCGGCGCCCGGGCGGCTGGTGATCGCCGGCGGCGGGACGATGCGCCGCGGCGCGGAGGGCGGGAGGTCGAAGTCGGACACGCGCGAAAGCTAATCGCGCCGAGCACGCGGCCGGCGCACGCCCGACGCCCGCCGTTACGAGAAGACGCGCTCGAAGAGGTCGCGCACGGTGCGCACGCCGACGGCGCGGATCCCGGCGGGCGGCCGCTTCGGCACCCCGCGCTCCGCCACGTACGCCACGGTCATCCCCATCTTCGCCGCCTCGGCCAGCCGGCGCTCGGTCTGCGAGACCGGGCGGATCTCGCCGCCCAGGCCCACCTCGCCCAGAAAGACCGCCTCGCGCGGGAGGGCGCGGTCGTAGAGGCTGGACGCGAGCGCCGCCGCGACCGCGAGGTCGCCCGCCGGCTCCTGCAGCCGCATGCCGCCGACGACGTTCAGGAAGACGTCGAGCTGCGAGAAGTTGAGCCCCGCGCGCTTGTCGAGCACCGCGAGGAGCAGCGCGAGACGACGCCCGTCGTAGCCGGTCGCGACGCGCTGCGGCGTGCCGTAGCCGGCCTTCGCGGCGAGCGCCTGGATCTCGACCAGCACGGGCCGCGTGCCCTCGAGCAGCGCCGTGACCGCGCTGCCGGAGGCCGCGTCGTGCCGGTCGCCCATGAACAGCTCCGACGGGTTCTCGACGGCGAGCAGCCCGCCCTGCGTCATGCGGAAGACGCCGATCTCGTCGACCGAGCCGAAGCGGTTCTTGGTCGCGCGCAGCACGCGGTGGTCGAGCGTGCTCTCCCCCTCGAAGTAGAGCACCGTGTCGACGATGTGCTCCAGCGTCTTCGGCCCGGCGATCCCGCCGCCCTTGGTGACGTGGCCGACGACGAAGGTCGCGGTGCCCGTCTCCTTCGCGAACCGCATGAGGCGCGCGGCGCATTCGCGCACCTGGCCGACGTTTCCGGGCGCGCCCTCGAGGTCCTGCGTGAAGACGGTCTGGATCGAGTCGACGATCATCAGGTCGGGCGCCGACGCGGTGCCCGTCGCGATCATCGTCTCCAGCAGCGTCTCGCTCAGCAGCGCGACGTCGCCCGCCGGCTCGTCCAGGCGGTCGGCGCGCAGCTTCACCTGCAGCGGCGACTCCTCGCCGGACACGTAGAGCGTGTTGCGCCCGGTCTGCTGGAGCCGCGCCGCGATCTGGAGCAGCAGCGTCGACTTGCCGATACCCGGCTCGCCGCCGACGAGCACCATCGACCCGGGCACGATCCCGCCGCCGAGGACGAAGTCGAACTCGTCGAGGCCCGTGGTCCAGCGCTCACGCTCGGAGCCCGAGACGTCGCGCAGCCGCGGCGCGACGGCGACGCTCCCGCCCTCCCCCAGCGACGCGCTGCCGCCCATGCGCCGCGCGGAGCCCGCGCCCTTAGCGGCGACCTTGGGCGCCGCGACCTCCTCGACGAGCGAGTTCCACTCGCCGCAGGTCTCGCAGCGACCCTGCCACTTGGAGTACTCAGCGCCGCACTCGGTGCAGCGGTAGACGGTCTTCGACTTGGCCATGGGGAGCGTCGAGCGGTGAGCGGCGAGCGTCGAGTCGGCTCCGTGCCGGTCTGCGCCTCCCCGTTCCCGATTATACACCGAAGGCGACGCCGCGGGCGACCGCCGGAACGCACGAAGGGCCGGCGCCACGCACCGGCCCCCCTCGACGCTCGCCGCTACACGCTCGACGCTGCGGTCGCTACTCCCCGTGGTACTGCTGGCGCGCGAGGCCCTCGAAGCGCGTGTACTGCTTGTGGAAGAAGAGCGGCACGCTGCCGATCGGGCCGTTGCGCTGCTTGCCGATGATCACCTCGGCCTTCCCCTCGACGCTCGGGTCCTTGAGGACGCCGTTCTCGCGCTCCGCGTAGACCTCCTCGCGGAAGAGGAACATGATCAGGTCGGCGTCCTGCTCGATGGCGCCCGACTCGCGGAGGTCGGAGAGCACCGGGCGTCCCTTCTCCGCGCCCGCGCGGCTGTCGACCGCGCGCGAGAGCTGCGACAGCGCGACCACGGGGACGCTCAGCTCCTTGGCCAGCGCCTTCAGGCCGCGCGAGATCTGCGACACCTCCTGCTGGCGGTTCTCGGCCGACGGGCCGGTCATCAGCTGCAGGTAGTCGACGATGATCAGATCGAGCCCGTGGTCCGACTTCAGGCGCCGCGCCTTGGAGCGCATCTCGAGCACCGAGATGCCGGGCGTGTCGTCGATGAAGACGGGTGCGTGCGACAGGATGCCCGCCGCGCGCGCGAGGCGGGGATAGTCGTCGTCGCGCAGGCGGCCCTTGCGGAGCGTCTGCGCGTCGATGCGCGCCTCGGACGTGAGCATGCGCTGCACGAGCGAGTCCTTGCTCATCTCCAGCGAGAAGAACGCGACGCTCTTCTGCTCCGTGATCGCCACGTGCTGCGCGATGTTGAGCGTGAACGCCGTGTTGTGCACGCACACGTCGTTCGCCACGAAGTTGTGCGTCTCCGGGATCGTCAGGTCGTAGACCTGCTTGATGCCGACCGATTCGATCTCGACGATCTCGTCCCAGTACACCTGACTGCCGGACAGCTCGCGCAGCGGCGCGTCGTCCAGCGCGAGCGCGAACGCCTCCAGGCGGGCGCGCGAGAGGGCGCGCGTGCCCACGTGCACGTTCGACTCGCCGGCGATCCCAGCGCGACCCGCGAGCGACGCCCAGCTCTCGTCGCCCGTCGCCTCGCGCAGCTGCTCCCAGATCTCCGCCGGGATCAGGTCGCGGTTCGTCTGGTAGCGGCGACGCTCCGTCGCCTCGACGGCCGCGTCGAGCGCCGCCTCCTTGCCGAAGATGCCGATCTCGCGCGCGAAGGTACGGATGGCGCGCGCGTCGGTGACGTCGAGCTGCCACGCGATGCGGCGCTCGTCGCGATAGCGCACGGTGCGCCGGCGCAGGGACGCCACGACGCCGAAGCGCAGCAGCAGGTGCTGCACCTGGCGCGCGAGACGCTCGCTCACCGACGCGAAGCCCAGCTGCGCCTGACCGCTCGCGAGCACCGTGGCCCAGCCGTCCGTGGCGAACAGCCGGTTCACGAAGACGGCGAGCTGCTCGCGCGGCAGCGTGAAGACCGGTGTCGGGACGTGCTTCTCACGCGCGCCGCAGCCCCACACGCCCAGCGCCGTGAGCCAGCCGGTGAGCGGGTTGGGCATGCGCGAGCCGCGAGGGCCGCCGCGCACCGACAACGTCGTCGCGCGCTCCGGCCGTGCGTCCTCCGTGACCTCCACGCCGCCGAACGCCGTCACCGCGTCGCGGAAGTCGGCGAGCACGCGCGGGTCCGTGTTCGTGAAGCGCGGCGTGGTGCCCGTGAGGCCGCCGTCGCCCAGCAGGTAGCCGAGCAGGCGCACCTCGGCGTCGCGCATCGGCTGCGCGCCGAAGACCGGGAGCTCGCGCGGCACCGCCACGCGCGTCCCGACGCCGATCTCCGCGAGCGGACGCCAGCCGTCGGCCGTCAGGAACGGGTGCGTGATGGTCGTCTCGATCGTGCGACCCAGGCGCGTCCTGACGCGAAAGACCGGCTTCATCCCGTCGTCGACGTACGCGCTCGGCCACGTCGCCGAGAACTTCCATCCCTTGCCGAGCGTGAGCACGCGGCCGCGACGACCGCGATGGATCTCCTCGATGGTCGCGACGCTGCCGTCCTCGAGGAGGATCTCGGCGTCGTGCGCGAGGCACTTGCCCATTGACGGGCGAGCCGCGACGATCACGAGGTCCGACGGCTGGAAGCCCGACGTCATCTCGTCGAGGTCGCGGAAGCCGGTGGCCACGCCCGTGACGGCGTTGCCCGCCTTGCTCTGCGCCTCGATCTTCTCCATCGCGGGCCAGAGGAGCTCCTTGATCCGGGTGAAGTTCCCGGAGTTCTGCTGCTCGCCGATCTGGAAGATCTTCGCCTCGGCCTCGTCGAGCAGCTCGTTGGCCAGACGGCGGCCCTCGAACGCCTCGGAGACGATACCGGTCGAGACCTCGATCAGGCGCCGGAGCGTCGCCTTCTCGCGGACGATCTTCGCGTGGTACTCGACGTTCGCGGCGGTCGGCACCGCGTCCACGAGGAACGCGATGTAGTCCTTGCCGCCGCTCGCTTCCAGCTCGCCGCGGCGCGCCAGCTCGTCGCTCAGCGTCAGCGGATCGACGACCGCGCCGCGCTCGGAGATCGAGAGCATCGCGCGGAATATCCGCCGATGGCCCTCGCGGTAGAACATCGTGTCGTCGACGTGCTCGCCGGCGCGCAGGATCGCGTCCTGGTCGAGCAGCATGGCGCCCAGCACCGCCTGCTCCGCCTCCTCGGTGTACGGGGGGCGGCGGTCGCGATACGGGTCAACCCGCGGCGGCGGGGCGATCGAGAATTCGACGGGCAAGCTGGACATCTTTCCAGGTTGGACGCTTCCAGGCTTCGTTGCGCAGGAGCGCGGCGGGATGGTAGGTCGCGATCAGCGGCACCCCGCGATAGAGGTGCACCTGCTCGCGCAGCTTGCCGATGCCGAGCTTCGTGCCGAGGAGCGTCTGCGCGGCGAAGTTCCCCACGGTGAGGATGACCTTCGGGCGCACCAGCTCGAGTTGACGGGCGAGGTAGGGACTGCAGGCCTCGACCTCGTCGGGGGTGGGGTTCCGGTTTCCCGGCGGACGGTGCTTCACCACGTTGCAGATGAAGACGTCCTCCCGGGCCAAGTTAATCGCGCCCAGGATCTTGGTAAGAAGCTGTCCCGACGCCCCCACGAAGGGGCGTCCGGAGGCGTCCTCGTCGGCACCCGGCGCCTCTCCCACGACGACGAAGTCCGCGTCGGGGTTACCCTCGCCGGGGACCCCGTGCGTGGCGGTCCTGTAGAGGGGGCAGCGGGTGCAGTCGTGGACCGTCCGGGCGATCTCGTCGAGGTCGCGCAGATGGTCGAACTCGCCGCCGATCAGCCCCAGCTCCGCGCCCGCGACGATGCCGATCGGCACGTCGGTCCCTGGGTAGGGGCTGCCCGTGATCAGGCGGCCCGCGTCGGCGGCGGGGCGCGCGGTCGGGCGAGCGGGTGGCGGCTCCGCGGCGCGTGGCGCATCGGCCGGCGGCGTCGCGGGAGCGCCCGGTGCCGTCGGCACCGTGCTGCCCAGCCCCGCGGCACGCAAGGCGGCGCGCCAGTCGCCGGTCTCGGCCCCCGCGACGTCGATCTCGCGTGCGAGCCCGCCGCGCTCCTCCATCGCGGGCTGGGCGCCGGGGCGCGGCGGCAGCTCCTGCACGCCCGGCTCGCCCTCGCCGCGCAGGCGCGGATGGTCGGCGGGTGCCGCCGCGTCGTCGTCCGCCGCGGCGGCGGGCGTCGCCGGGCGATCGCCGCCCAGGGGACGCATGGGCGACGCGGGCTTGGCGAGCGGCGCGCCGGGCTGCCGCAGCGCGCCCATGACGCCCAGCACCTCGTCGATGCTCATGCCGTCGAGCACCAGCTCGGACTCGCCGAGCTCGCGCCGCTGCTCCAGATAGCGGCGCAGCCGCTCGCGTGCGTCCATCGAGGCTCTACTCCTGCGGCCGGGGCGTCCGGCTCAGCGCACGCCGCGCGCCGCGAGCAGCGCGGCCACGCGGTCGAGGATCGCGTCGGCGACCTCGCCCTTCGGCAGCAGCGCCTGCGGCGCGACGGCGCCGTCGGGCGTGAGGAAGGTGACGCGGTTGGTGTCGACGCCGAAGCCGGCGCCCGGCTCGGTCGCGTCGTTCAGCACGATCAGGTCGAGGCCCTTGGACGCGAGCTTCCGGCGCGCATTCGCCTCGAGGTCCGTCGTCTCGAGCGCGAAGCCGACGATCACCGCGCCGTCGCGCCGCCGCTCGCGCGTGCCCGCGAGGATGTCGTCGTTCGGCGTCAGCTCGATGCTCAGCGCGCCGGCGCCGCGCTTGATCTTCTGCGACGCGACGTTGGCGGGGCGGAAGTCCGACGGCGCCGCCGCCATCACGAGCGCGTCGGCCTCCGGCAGCTCGGCCGCGACGGCGTCGTGCATCTGCTGCGTGCTCTCGACCGGCACCACGCGCACGCCGGCCGGCACCGGCACCTGCAGCGGACCGGCGACGAGCGTGACGTTCGCGCTGCGGCGCCACGCGGCCGCGGCGAGTGCGACGCCCATGCGCCCGCTGCTGTGGTTCGTCACGTAGCGCACGGGATCGATCGCCTCGCGCGTCGGCCCGGCGGTGACGAGCACGCGCCGCCCCGCGAGCGCGCCGTCGGATTCCAGCAGACGGCCGACGTGCGCGAGGATCGTCTCAGGCTCCGGCATGCGCCCCGGGCCGGTCCCCTCGCCCACCGCGAGCGCGCCGTCGTCCGGATCGAGCACGTGGTACCCGATCTCGCGCGCGTGCGCGCTGTTGCGCTGCACCTGCGGATGCGCCCACATGCGGTCGTTCATCGCCGGCACGAGCAGCACCGGGGCGCTGGTCGCGAGCAGGCACGCGGACAGCAGATCGTCGGCGTGGCCGTGCACCGCGCGCGCGAGGAAGTCCGCGGTGCACGGCGCGACCACGACGACGTCGGCCGCACGCGCGATCTTGATGTGATCGAGCGCGTGCCCCGCCGCGATGAGCGCCGTGTGCACGGGGCGACCGGTCAGCGCCTCCAGCGTCACCGCGCCGACGAACTCGGTCGCGGCGCGCGTCATCACCACGTCCACCTCGGCGCCCGCCTGCTGGAGCAGGCGCGCCAGCCACGCGGCCTTGTAGCTGGCGATGCCGCCGGTGATGCCGAGGAGGACCCGGCGGCCCTGGAACGGACGCATGGCGGCGGACGCCGGCGGCTGGAGCGGCGGGACGTGCTTACGGCTCGCCGGCGCGGCGACGCGGCACGACCTGGTAGTCGATGTTGCCGCCCGACAGCTCCTCGAGCGCGCGCGTCGTCAGCTTCTTCTCGCCCGTGCGGCCGGGGACGCGCGGGAACTCGTTCAGGACGCGCGCGTACTTCGCCGCCACGAGCACCGCGAGGTACTTGTTGGCGGAGTGCTTGGCGATCTCGTTCGGCGTGAAGACCTGCATGCGATTGCCTCTCGGTGTGATGTAGAACGAACTCAGTGGGCGCTCAGTGTGCGGCAGCGGGCACGCCGTCCAGGCCGCGCTCGATCTCGGCGATCAGGTCGGCGACCTGCTCTTCCAGCGCGCGCAGCCGCTCGCGCCG is part of the Roseisolibacter agri genome and encodes:
- a CDS encoding ComF family protein; protein product: MGGRRRAPRGIVLSAPAALAAAVTDAFLDLLLPRHCAACGRAVERGRAEPICGRCWAALPRLANPQCERCGHPTRVRDLPAAAQPRRCRWCDLLPPYVRAVRSVCWVPEGAGGALVHACKYEDWPAVATGMARRMAALEWPRDVGDERAALVPVPLARERERERGFNQSTLLANALAPAWCVPVWDDVLRRTRSTAAQARLTPADRLRNVAGAFGVVESARPRLRGTHVVLVDDVVTTACTLNACAAALVDGGARIVSYVTFGRARS
- a CDS encoding shikimate dehydrogenase family protein, with product MPATLAPPSAAQPDVPSAIGQLVLLGHPVAHSLSPRFQNAALRAAGIPLTYRAADVAPHALPGVLDALVAARAAGNVTLPHKEAVAARCDLRTPLAARVGAVNTYWCTLDGALWGDNTDVAGVDASVRQLFGGRVPAGQRVALLGAGGSAAAVLAAAESWPDARVRVWSRTRERADALTQRFPAVAHAVDALADALDRATLVVNATPLGIRPDDVLPAPPAALGTDAAVLDLVYRPGETRWVHAVRASGRRAIDGLPMLIAQGAASFVRWFGVAPDTEAMWAAVGGRPAGSS
- a CDS encoding low molecular weight protein arginine phosphatase — translated: MRILFVCTGNTCRSAMAEAIARRVVAERALSDVAVGSAGTGANPFPPGTPMPEFGASDGAILVSLEHGIDLAGHRARPLTRDLVDEADLVLAMGERHLARVAELGGSSKAHLLTSFASNGALAEGIEDPFGGDLTAYRVTFEQLEREIRATFDRLVPTGAAGDAG
- a CDS encoding L-threonylcarbamoyladenylate synthase produces the protein MIAAPGAVPFWSPEEVAASLRGSQLHLEAGGVLAYPTETVYGFGTAIDHESVETLVRLKQRPPSKPFLLLIAGSHMLDRLGLHLPPAAARLAARHWPGPLTLVLPGGDRRVPRRLRGPEGGVAVRWTPHEGLTRLIGTLGDAITSTSANRPGVPPAMAASEIVAQWPDAVNRGILRVLDGGRIPPSAPSTVVDCTGRHPRVIRPGAIAAATLRESAPDLIGDC
- the ispD gene encoding 2-C-methyl-D-erythritol 4-phosphate cytidylyltransferase, producing MSDFDLPPSAPRRIVPPPAITSRPGAESRAASDVVRDVGVVIVAGGQGTRTGGTELKQFRWVAGKPMLLHSLQTFMARPDVHTVVVVLPRSHAADPPPWLFQCDIDRLLVSTGGRERAESVANGLEDIPDDVRTVLVHDAARPLVPDDLIERVVQEARRGHGAVPALPVVDTIKEVDESGRIVRTVERARLWRVQTPQGFPREMIEQAHAVARRDGIVATDDAGLCERLGFPVVVVPGSERAMKVTEEGDFARAEALFALPA
- the radA gene encoding DNA repair protein RadA, encoding MAKSKTVYRCTECGAEYSKWQGRCETCGEWNSLVEEVAAPKVAAKGAGSARRMGGSASLGEGGSVAVAPRLRDVSGSERERWTTGLDEFDFVLGGGIVPGSMVLVGGEPGIGKSTLLLQIAARLQQTGRNTLYVSGEESPLQVKLRADRLDEPAGDVALLSETLLETMIATGTASAPDLMIVDSIQTVFTQDLEGAPGNVGQVRECAARLMRFAKETGTATFVVGHVTKGGGIAGPKTLEHIVDTVLYFEGESTLDHRVLRATKNRFGSVDEIGVFRMTQGGLLAVENPSELFMGDRHDAASGSAVTALLEGTRPVLVEIQALAAKAGYGTPQRVATGYDGRRLALLLAVLDKRAGLNFSQLDVFLNVVGGMRLQEPAGDLAVAAALASSLYDRALPREAVFLGEVGLGGEIRPVSQTERRLAEAAKMGMTVAYVAERGVPKRPPAGIRAVGVRTVRDLFERVFS
- the dnaB gene encoding replicative DNA helicase, which codes for MPVEFSIAPPPRVDPYRDRRPPYTEEAEQAVLGAMLLDQDAILRAGEHVDDTMFYREGHRRIFRAMLSISERGAVVDPLTLSDELARRGELEASGGKDYIAFLVDAVPTAANVEYHAKIVREKATLRRLIEVSTGIVSEAFEGRRLANELLDEAEAKIFQIGEQQNSGNFTRIKELLWPAMEKIEAQSKAGNAVTGVATGFRDLDEMTSGFQPSDLVIVAARPSMGKCLAHDAEILLEDGSVATIEEIHRGRRGRVLTLGKGWKFSATWPSAYVDDGMKPVFRVRTRLGRTIETTITHPFLTADGWRPLAEIGVGTRVAVPRELPVFGAQPMRDAEVRLLGYLLGDGGLTGTTPRFTNTDPRVLADFRDAVTAFGGVEVTEDARPERATTLSVRGGPRGSRMPNPLTGWLTALGVWGCGAREKHVPTPVFTLPREQLAVFVNRLFATDGWATVLASGQAQLGFASVSERLARQVQHLLLRFGVVASLRRRTVRYRDERRIAWQLDVTDARAIRTFAREIGIFGKEAALDAAVEATERRRYQTNRDLIPAEIWEQLREATGDESWASLAGRAGIAGESNVHVGTRALSRARLEAFALALDDAPLRELSGSQVYWDEIVEIESVGIKQVYDLTIPETHNFVANDVCVHNTAFTLNIAQHVAITEQKSVAFFSLEMSKDSLVQRMLTSEARIDAQTLRKGRLRDDDYPRLARAAGILSHAPVFIDDTPGISVLEMRSKARRLKSDHGLDLIIVDYLQLMTGPSAENRQQEVSQISRGLKALAKELSVPVVALSQLSRAVDSRAGAEKGRPVLSDLRESGAIEQDADLIMFLFREEVYAERENGVLKDPSVEGKAEVIIGKQRNGPIGSVPLFFHKQYTRFEGLARQQYHGE
- a CDS encoding uracil-DNA glycosylase — its product is MLDGMSIDEVLGVMGALRQPGAPLAKPASPMRPLGGDRPATPAAAADDDAAAPADHPRLRGEGEPGVQELPPRPGAQPAMEERGGLAREIDVAGAETGDWRAALRAAGLGSTVPTAPGAPATPPADAPRAAEPPPARPTARPAADAGRLITGSPYPGTDVPIGIVAGAELGLIGGEFDHLRDLDEIARTVHDCTRCPLYRTATHGVPGEGNPDADFVVVGEAPGADEDASGRPFVGASGQLLTKILGAINLAREDVFICNVVKHRPPGNRNPTPDEVEACSPYLARQLELVRPKVILTVGNFAAQTLLGTKLGIGKLREQVHLYRGVPLIATYHPAALLRNEAWKRPTWKDVQLARRILDRPAAAG
- the coaBC gene encoding bifunctional phosphopantothenoylcysteine decarboxylase/phosphopantothenate--cysteine ligase CoaBC: MRPFQGRRVLLGITGGIASYKAAWLARLLQQAGAEVDVVMTRAATEFVGAVTLEALTGRPVHTALIAAGHALDHIKIARAADVVVVAPCTADFLARAVHGHADDLLSACLLATSAPVLLVPAMNDRMWAHPQVQRNSAHAREIGYHVLDPDDGALAVGEGTGPGRMPEPETILAHVGRLLESDGALAGRRVLVTAGPTREAIDPVRYVTNHSSGRMGVALAAAAWRRSANVTLVAGPLQVPVPAGVRVVPVESTQQMHDAVAAELPEADALVMAAAPSDFRPANVASQKIKRGAGALSIELTPNDDILAGTRERRRDGAVIVGFALETTDLEANARRKLASKGLDLIVLNDATEPGAGFGVDTNRVTFLTPDGAVAPQALLPKGEVADAILDRVAALLAARGVR
- a CDS encoding DNA-directed RNA polymerase subunit omega, with product MQVFTPNEIAKHSANKYLAVLVAAKYARVLNEFPRVPGRTGEKKLTTRALEELSGGNIDYQVVPRRRAGEP